In Kytococcus sedentarius DSM 20547, the sequence GGGCCCGGGGGTTGTGCCATGGTGCGAAAGCAGAGACGTCGACCCCTTCGAGGCCCTGATGAACACCACACGACACATGCTCCTGACCGCCGCCCTGGCCGGTTCCCTCGCGCTGGCCGCCTGTTCCGACGAGGCACCGGACCCACCCTCCCCGAGCTCCTCCGGCCCCGTCGGAGAGTCCAGCCCCGCCGGCGAGGCCAGTCCTTCTGGCTCGCCCTCCAGCGAGCCGACCGATGCGGGGCCCAGCGAGGACCCGAGCTCGTCGGCCTCACCCTCCGATGCGGGCGCCTCGCCCAGCCCGTCCAGCCCCGCCCCCTCCTCCTCGAGCAGCGCGGCCCCGTCACCCTCCGACGGTGGAAGCCCTTCGTCCTCCGATGGGGCCAGCTCACCCTCCGAGGACGCCGCCGCCCTGCCGTCCATGCCCCCGGTGGCCAAGGAGAACTCCGAGGAAGGCGCCGAAGCCTTCGCCCGCTGGTATGTCCAGACTCTGGCGCATCTGTTCCGGTTCCCCGAGAAGGGCGTGATCGAGCCGTACTCTGAAGATTCGTGCCAGCAGTGTGGCACTTACGAAGAGGTCTTCGCTGAACTTGTTTCCGCGCAGCAACACCAGGTTGGCTCTACAATGAATATTTTGGGGACTTATGTTGGGGTAGCTGACAAGCCCTCCACCATCGAGGTCGTTGTTGCAATAGAGCAAGGCGCGAATCGCACCGTGGATGCGAATGGAGTCACCGTTCGTGAGTCCGACGGGGTCGATGGACTGGGTCTCCGTCTGAACCTCCATTACGCAGGGGGGTGGCGGATCGATGAAATTCCCACCGACCCGACGGCTGGTGATTGGGTGGGGAGGGATTGATGCTCCTTGACCTAGTAATTGCCCTCGCAGGTGATCCGCCTTGTGGGGACTTTGACGATTGCGACAAGGACCGCGGGGGTATCCGTCTCGGCCTAACTCTGAAGCAGGTGGAGGCTTTGGCGGATGAGTTCCCGCCGGACTCGACACCGGCGCGTCCGAAGGATCCGCCGGTGTCGTACTACGAGTACTCGTCGCAGCCGATGTGTTCTGGGCGGACCCCGGGTTCCTCTGAGGGCAACATGTGCACCGAGGCCGAGATCAAGTGCGACACGGCTCCAGGTGATGGTCCGTGGATGGTGATCGCTCGTCGGGAGTTGCTGACCGAGGACGACAGTGTCCAGTCCACGTGGGAGGAGATCGGCAGCACCTGCTTCCCCGAGGCCATTCCCGGCCGATCCGGCCAAGTCGCGGACGCGCGGATCGCCAAGGCCTTCACCGTCACGAAGTTCGCCCTACCGGTCCCGGCCACCGACCCGCCCCGCGCTGACCCGTTGGTCAACAAACCGGTGTACTTCACGACCGACTTCGCCGAAGCCGGCTACGAATCCGGTGAGATCCGCACCATCCCACCAGGACAGATGCTCGGCCGCGACCTCAAGATCGTGCCCGAGCTGAAGAACATCACCTACGACTACGGCGACGGCACCACCCACGGCCCCACCACCAACACCGGCGCCCCCTACCCCGACGGCACCATCACCCACACCTACGAAACCACCGACCCCGTCCAACCCCGCATCACTGCCACCTACACCGGCC encodes:
- a CDS encoding DUF6318 family protein, translating into MLLTAALAGSLALAACSDEAPDPPSPSSSGPVGESSPAGEASPSGSPSSEPTDAGPSEDPSSSASPSDAGASPSPSSPAPSSSSSAAPSPSDGGSPSSSDGASSPSEDAAALPSMPPVAKENSEEGAEAFARWYVQTLAHLFRFPEKGVIEPYSEDSCQQCGTYEEVFAELVSAQQHQVGSTMNILGTYVGVADKPSTIEVVVAIEQGANRTVDANGVTVRESDGVDGLGLRLNLHYAGGWRIDEIPTDPTAGDWVGRD